One segment of Anastrepha obliqua isolate idAnaObli1 chromosome 3, idAnaObli1_1.0, whole genome shotgun sequence DNA contains the following:
- the LOC129240400 gene encoding coiled-coil domain-containing protein 22 homolog, giving the protein MDEVDKIIVHTLNQIGCQIDDNSTMAEFTPSLLVHTISKCIQKIQPLSANIPHALPEGLPMAQRFSIATTLSSFISNLNYRGDIGYQTFLYPNEVDVRKLLMFLIEKLPRDEVTSTGEDGSLSGDLEIWRRNIKETMIQQLHKPWIPAYSRNLALGRSFGCSSKITSFKPHHNLNFFFVKTTPEQSGHCPQHKTINVFQQTAPKKFDLISSVIHQNSFDLYVGNETSKGDHLKCSAKENYLNVIDSTKFESSVLADIGDTSPLSKLTEEVNNFKSQNVDLLTTKKTLINDINTVKNRQAKVQKELENIRPIVKMHERACLVLDNPKENAAKLEILIRSTLERRKNLDEQWREYRQPMLDTLESLRSSKQLHSIRNIKEFREAIAQLQGVLEEKNIKHNELSTELRATKNDRTAPRKEYIQRILEFISNIRKQRSDIYKVLDDTRDLQKQLNSISAQLQRQFCYTDDLLFQTAKDDMHSKIAYKLLATLHTSCNELVDLVTKTGNVTNTTREIEVQIDREKMKNVNASLQQITTDIQNFDNIIHNIQTEIRAIENKISNA; this is encoded by the coding sequence ATGGACGAAGTTGACAAAATTATTGTTCATACATTGAATCAAATTGGATGTCAAATCGATGATAATTCTACAATGGCGGAATTTACACCAAGCCTCTTGGTCCACACAATATccaaatgcatacaaaaaatccAACCATTGTCGGCCAACATTCCACATGCACTGCCTGAAGGATTACCAATGGCGCAGAGATTCTCTATAGCTACCACGTTGTCGTCCTTTATCTCCAACCTTAACTACCGCGGTGATATTGGATATCAGACTTTCTTATACCCGAACGAAGTAGATGTTCGTAAACTGTTAATGTTTCTTATAGAAAAGCTTCCACGTGATGAAGTAACATCAACAGGCGAAGATGGGAGTTTGTCTGGGGATTTGGAAATATGGCGGAGAAATATCAAAGAAACAATGATACAGCAATTGCACAAACCTTGGATTCCCGCTTATAGTAGAAATCTTGCTTTAGGTCGCAGTTTTGGTTGTAGTAGTAAAATAACATCTTTTAAACCACATcacaacttaaattttttttttgtaaagacaACACCTGAGCAAAGTGGACATTGTCCGCAACACAAAACAATAAACGTTTTCCAACAAACGGCACCCAAAAAATTCGACCTGATAAGTTCTGTTATACATCAAAACTCGTTTGATTTATATGTTGGCAACGAAACTTCCAAGGGAGACCATCTAAAGTGTTCGGCTAAAGAGAATTATCTAAATGTGATAGATTCAACTAAATTTGAAAGTTCTGTTTTAGCTGACATAGGGGACACATCGCCTCTTAGTAAACTTACGGAGGaggttaataattttaaaagtcaaAACGTCGACCttttaactacaaaaaaaacattaataaatgaTATAAACACGGTAAAAAATCGACAGGCAAAAGTTCAAAAAGAATTGGAAAATATCCGCCCAATCGTTAAAATGCATGAGCGTGCTTGCCTTGTTCTAGACAATCCTAAAGAAAATGCTGCTAAATTGGAAATTCTTATACGAAGCACTCTAGAGCGGCGTAAAAACTTAGATGAACAGTGGCGTGAATACCGCCAACCAATGTTAGATACGCTTGAAAGTCTGAGATCTTCGAAGCAATTACACAGTATCCGGAATATTAAAGAATTTCGGGAGGCAATTGCACAATTGCAGGGCGTGTTAGAAGAAAAGAATATAAAACATAACGAGCTTAGTACAGAACTTAGAGCAACTAAAAATGATCGAACAGCGCCACGCAAGGAATATATTCAAAGAATACTAGAGTTTATATCCAATATACGGAAACAGCGCAGTGACATTTACAAAGTTCTTGACGATACTCGGGATTTGCAAAAACAGCTTAATTCTATATCTGCACAATTACAACGACAATTTTGTTATacagatgatctactttttcagACGGCTAAAGATGACATGCATTCAAAGATAGCATACAAACTTCTAGCCACGTTACACACTTCTTGCAATGAACTTGTCGACCTCGTTACAAAGACGGGAAATGTTACTAATACAACTCGAGAAATAGAGGTACAAATTGACCGTGAAAAAATGAAGAATGTAAATGCGAGTCTGCAACAAATAACGACAGacatacaaaattttgataatattatTCATAATATTCAGACAGAAATTCGGgcgatagaaaataaaatttcaaatgcttGA
- the LOC129240399 gene encoding uncharacterized protein LOC129240399 has product MSTVKECNPLSEDQEHSQKPKCEDSNDSGSAKIISNELLLVGMYSGVEKIDELTSLEREIAELHHVEPSTNVEYHVSDHFNNGNGVINKQMLSSGKTSGMKSKHTSLKILDNINREECVTFLHCDSVDEDNIIPQEIGSTALEHEDLIAVLKGIDDHNNVTNVKEVTNANHEEQCMRPPSITESELVEGVTIEGEGQFQIMEVVYDEVDEHDSKPKEAQDDPSIHAATSNPTPSSGPNAISHLTNEEIRAMAMEQIAGLNVLGRQRRRKQDIKPLQAEDSSDLVASIGADWSDDDAEFELKATSSVSNSQKSNFNIELKNKKRDFETDTCNEVLERKELVNNNTNDSIQKATGVVTLEEVCSDNSHGESTIIPGESVKNDAISIKPIVGFKRTRIIKRKIIWDPDAPETQISYAQLARNNSKLNLDADNKTSKASSGSTLKGVRSDVTKNQQSELKGKKSPISASYAHRQSESESKQQLRGSEFKIGSSSVVSKTKETVSISPTDIQSKRSKIVDEENMMKCQPAMKRRSLTPVINGTGGNTGSKKKRGSEIDRLVSDEGAANMLHSLENERSKLIAEQGADKPHKPLMRSRAATISERISKRETTPTSGKVLAVASSTGGARNKRNSKQKPSSTWDYVYKQQASEEAMIIRRRSNSSYSSNASIRRTSLDAPATKTSNATKTTTFAKSVQHNASSGAAVSATPSSSGTKTTQKSLLKTSNENSASVKGSAVNIIGKTPTCAVSSFQFAKPELKANQKGNRRTKGNTHVESFPTNDTKKQTLASGVRRGERSPTTIDEKDKNKNTGVSNKVSAKQPKEESPGGSIISDVVVKKVTKVAQIVFNTQKAKINYTFTAQMLNKLVDILEKLSKDTECNAVVITTDAPNFCYGVDFTDLTLGPMEKRKQTAVHLASAVKNYLKMLATFPKPLIAGVNGSNIGLGVMQLPLFDIVIGSDKGSYETPYVKIGQVPEGYCIWNKITKIRDNYKTKLFWLGEKLHSTESALSGLVHKLTASAKVNDDALLAAKKIAMMSTESYRCMKKTVIDNHFEIINNTLDEEFDTIVEQWISAECYENFKKYLEIGHF; this is encoded by the exons ATGTCTACAGTGAAAGAGTGTAATCCGTTATCTGAGGATCAAGAGCATTCCCAAAAACCGAAATGCGAAGATTCAAATGATAGTGGTAGTGCTAAAATAATTTCGAATGAACTTCTGCTGGTGGGAATGTATAGcggagttgaaaaaatagatgaGTTGACATCTTTAGAGCGCGAAATTGCCGAATTGCACCATGTGGAACCATCTACAAATGTCGAATATCATGTAAGTGATCATTTTAACAACGGTAATGGCGTTATCAATAAGCAGATGCTAAGTAGTGGCAAAACATCTGGGATGAAATCGAAACAcacaagtttgaaaattttggataatATCAATCGCGAAGAATGTGTTACTTTCCTGCATTGCGATTCAGTAGATGAAGATAATATAATACCACAAGAAATTGGGTCAACAGCTCTGGAACATGAGGATTTGATTGCTGTCCTAAAGGGCATAGACGATCACAATAATGTTACAAATGTGAAAGAAGTAACAAATGCTAACCATGAAGAACAATGTATGCGGCCTCCATCTATTACGGAAAGTGAATTAGTTGAGGGAGTGACCATTGAGGGTGAAGGGCAATTTCAAATTATGGAAGTAGTGTATGATGAAGTAGATGAGCATGACTCTAAACCAAAAGAAGCACAAGATGATCCAAGCATCCATGCGGCGACCTCAAATCCGACGCCGAGTTCGGGCCCTAATGCAATTTCACACTTAACAAATGAAGAAATACGTGCGATGGCTATGGAGCAAATAGCTGGCTTGAATGTTCTGGGCCGTCAACGAAGACGTAAGCAGGATATCAAACCTTTGCAAGCGGAAGATAGTTCTGATTTAGTGGCATCAATTGGTGCAGACTGGAGTGACGATGATGCTGAGTTTGAATTAAAAGCAACATCCAGTGTAAGCAATTcccaaaaatctaattttaataTTGAGCTGAAAAATAAGAAGCGTGATTTTGAAACTGATACATGCAACGAAGTATTGGAGAGAAAAGAGTTAGtgaataataatacaaatgaTTCAATACAAAAAGCAACCGGCGTAGTCACACTGGAAGAAGTGTGCTCAGACAACTCCCATGGTGAAAGTACTATTATTCCTGGTGAATCTGTAAAAAATGATGCCATTAGTATAAAACCAATAGTCGGATTTAAGCGGACGCGcataataaaacgaaaaattatatGGGATCCCGATGCTCCAGAAACCCAAATTTCGTATGCGCAATTAGCACGCAATAATTCTAAATTAAATTTGGATGCAGATAACAAGACTTCTAAGGCATCTTCGGGGTCAACGCTGAAAGGAGTACGCTCTGATGTTACTAAAAATCAACAGAGTGAATTAAAAGGGAAGAAATCACCTATTAGTGCATCCTATGCTCACCGCCAAAGCGAATCAGAAAGTAAACAACAGTTACGGGGATCAGAGTTTAAAATAGGTTCAAGTTCTGTGGTATCTAAGACAAAGGAAACTGTGTCTATCTCGCCCACTGATATCCAGTCAAAACGGTCTAAAATTGTAGACGAGGAAAATATGATGAAGTGTCAGCCGGCAATGAAACGGCGATCTCTGACCCCTGTTATAAATGGAACTGGGGGTAATACAGGTTCCAAGAAAAAAAGAGGTAGTGAAATCGATCGTTTAGTAAGTGATGAGGGTGCTGCTAATATGCTGCATTCCTTGGAGAATGAGAGAAGTAAACTAATTGCAGAGCAAGGAGCCGACAAACCCCATAAACCATTAATGCGCAGCCGCGCTGCCACAATTTCCGAAAGG atATCGAAAAGAGAAACTACACCAACATCTGGGAAAGTATTGGCTGTCGCATCGAGTACTGGGGGCGCGAGAAATAAGCGCAATTCTAAACAAAAACCTTCTTCAACTTGGGACTATGTTTATAAACAACAAGCTAGCGAGGAAGCAATGATCATTAGACGGCGCTCCAACAGCTCTTATTCAAGCAATGCGTCCATACGGCGCACCAGCTTAGATGCTCCAGCAACAAAAACTTCAAATGCAACTAAAACTACAACATTTGCCAAAAGTGTGCAACATAATGCATCTTCGGGTGCAGCAGTGAGTGCAACCCCAAGCAGTTCGGGAACAAAAACAactcaaaaaagtttattaaaaacttccaaTGAAAATAGTGCATCTGTTAAAGGTTCTGCTGTTAACATAATTGGAAAAACCCCAACGTGTGCCGTTAGCTCGTTTCAGTTTGCTAAACCGGAATTAAAAGCTAACCAAAAAGGCAACCGGCGGACAAAGGGCAATACTCATGTTGAGAGCTTTCCAACAAATGACACTAAAAAGCAAACTCTGGCATCTGGGGTTCGAAGAGGTGAACGTAGCCCTACCACCATCgatgaaaaagacaaaaacaagaaCACCGGAGTAAGCAACAAAGTTTCAGCAAAGCAACCAAAAGAGGAGTCTCCAGGTGGTTCCATCATTTCTGATGTTGTtgtaaaaaaagtaacaaaagttGCTCAAATAGTTTTCAATACACAGAAAGCGAAAATAAATTATACGTTCACTGCGCAG atgttaaataaattagtcGACATACTGGAAAAGCTAAGTAAGGATACCGAATGCAATGCTGTGGTGATCACAACAGATGCGCCCAATTTTTGTTACGGCGTTGACTTTACAGACTTAACTCTTGGCCCCATGGAGAAACGCAAACAAACAGCAGTACATTTAGCATCGGCGGTTAA GAACTATCTGAAAATGTTGGCTACATTTCCGAAGCCATTGATTGCTGGTGTTAATGGCAGCAATATTGGATTGGGTGTAATGCAATTACCATTGTTTGACATAGTCATTGGAAGCGATAAAGGTTCATATGAAACTCCGTATGTAAAAATTGGTCAAGTTCCCGAAGGGTACTGTATTTGGAATAAGATAACAAAAATCCGTGATAATTAC aaaactaaacttttttggCTCGGAGAAAAATTACATTCAACTGAATCAGCATTATCTGGATTAGTACATAAACTGACCGCGTCCGCCAAAGTAAACGATGATGCATTATTGGCTGCTAAAAAAATAGCAATGATGTCAACAGAG TCATATCGATGTATGAAGAAAACTGTTATTGACAATCATTTCGAAATAATCAATAATACTTTGGACGAAGAATTCGATACCATAGTCGAACAGTGGATATCGGCAGAATGttacgaaaatttcaaaaagtatttgGAGATTGGTCATTTTTAA
- the LOC129240800 gene encoding importin-7 yields MIEMDAQKLTELLRATIEPNPEQRKAAEDQLAQIHKIIGFVPTILQIVMQSNVDQPVRQAGAIYLKNLVTNSWSDHETKAGEPIPFSIHEQDRAMIRGSIVDAIVHAPDIIKVQLAVCVNHIIRSDFPGRWPQVVDNISIYLQNPDVNGWNGALLTMYQLVKTYEYKRSEERVPLNEAMNLLLPMIYQLMINLMNDQSEQSMLLQKQILKIYYALTQYTLPLDLITKETFSQWMEICRQVAERPMPDCSHIDDEEKPEFPWWKVKKWALHIIVRMFERYGSPRNVVSEKYQKFAEWYLPTFTSGILDVLLKILDQYRNHIYVSPRVLTDILAYLKNAVSHAFSWKLIKPHMVAIVQDVIFPIMSFTDADQELWETDQHEYLRLKFDIFEDYATPVPAAQSLLHTCCKKRKGILPKAMNIIMQIITSPNADNKQKDGALHMIGTLADVLLKKRIYRDQVETMLTTYVFPEFQNPAGHMRARACWVLHYFCDIQLKNPQVLAEIMRLNIHALLNDKELPVKVEAAIGLQMFLSTNDDAAQYVESQIKEITKELLTIIRETENEDLTNVMQKIMCTFTTQLLPVAMEICQHLATTFSQVLESEENSDEKAITAMGLLNTIETLLNVMEDHPDVLLNLHPIVINVVGHIFQNNITDFYEETFSLVFDLTAKAISPEMWQMMELIYQVFKKDGVDYFIDIMPALHNYVTVDTPAFLSNPNRLLAMFDMCKTMLTRNPGEDPECHAAKLLEVIILQCKGQIDSVIPMFVELALSRLTREVQSSELRTMCLQVVIAALYYNPQLLLTILEKMSQPNNESISSHFIKQWLHDTDCFLGIHDRKLCVLGLCTLISLGDAKPPVLSEVAGKILPNLILLFDGLKRAYESRAQAEDEEEEEEDEDDCEEALSSDEDEIDEFASNYLEQIAEMSKTKSAEAGFEMKAEIKDDEDSDDEEEELVDDLNETALEGFTTPIDEEEDETAIDEYVTFKQVFSALSAQDQAWYSLLTTGLTTEQTKALQEIVVTADQRKAAKESKLIEKRGGFAFPQQTVPTSFKFGS; encoded by the exons ATGATAGAAATGGATGCTCAAAAGTTAACTGAATTGCTCCGTGCAACTATCGAGCCTAATCCTGAGCAACGTAAGGCAGCAGAGGACCAATTGGCACAA ATTCATAAAATAATTGGATTTGTACCGACAATATTGCAAATTGTCATGCAAAGCAATGTTGACCAACCAGTACGTCAAGCAGGGGCTATCTATCTAAAAAATCTGGTCACAAACAGTTGGTCTGACCATGAGACTAAAGCGGGTGAGCCAATACCCTTCTCCATTCATGAACAGGACCGTGCTATGATACGTGGGTCAATTGTAGATGCAATTGTTCACGCTCCAGATATTATAAA AGTACAATTGGCAGTATGCGTAAATCACATTATTAGGAGTGATTTCCCTGGGCGTTGGCCGCAAGTTGTGGACAATATCAGCATTTATCTCCAAAATCCGG ATGTAAATGGGTGGAATGGCGCTCTGCTTACTATGTACCAATTGGTAAAGACATATGAATACAAGCGTTCAGAGGAGCGTGTTCCCCTCAATGAAGCAATGAATCTTCTGCTTCCTATGATATACCAACTCATGATTAATTTAATGAATGATCAGTCCGAGCAGTCGATGTTGCtgcagaaacaaattttaaaaatctactACGCCTTAACTCAGTATACACTGCCATTGGATCTTATAACAAAAGAAACATTTTCGCAGTGGATGGAAATATGTCGTCAAGTTGCCGAAAGACCAATGCCGGACTGCTCACATATTGACGATGAAGAGAAACCAGAATTTCCATGgtggaaagtaaaaaaatgggcCTTACATATAATAGTGCGTATGTTTGAACG CTACGGCAGCCCAAGAAACGTGGTTAGTGAGAAGTATCAGAAGTTTGCAGAATGGTACCTCCCAACGTTTACATCTGGTATTTTGGATgtacttttaaaaattctggACCAGTATCGAAATCACATTTATGTATCACCTCGAGTTCTCACTGATATTTTGGCTTACTTAAAAAATGC TGTAAGTCACGCATTTTCTTGGAAACTAATAAAACCTCACATGGTCGCTATAGTACAGGACGTAATATTTCCTATTATGTCTTTTACCGATGCTGACCAAGAGCTTTGGGAGACTGATCAGCATGAATACTTGAGATTAAAATTCG ATATATTCGAGGACTACGCAACACCCGTTCCAGCAGCACAATCTCTCTTACATACTTGTTGCAAGAAACGGAAAGGAATTTTGCCAAAGGCTATGAATATTATAATGCAG ATCATAACCTCACCGAATGCggataataaacaaaaagacgGAGCGTTACATATGATTGGAACATTGGCAGATGTACTGTTGAAGAAGCGTATTTACCGTGACCAGGTTGAAACTATGTTAACCACATACGTTTTCCCTGAATTTCAAAACCCTGCTGGTCATATGCGTGCTCGGGCATGTTGGGTCCTCCACTATTTTTGCGATATTCAATTGAAGAACCCACAGGTGTTGGCAGAAATCATGCGTCTGAATATACACGCATTGCTCAATGACAAGGAGCTTCCAGTTAAGGTTGAAGCAGCCATTGGCTTGCAAATGTTCTTATCAACTAATGACGATGCCGCCCAATATGTGGAGagccaaataaaagaaattacgaAAGAACTGCTAACCATTATTCGTGAAACTGAAAATGAGGATCTGACCAATgttatgcaaaaaattatgtgtaCATTTACCACACAGCTTCTACCTGTGGCAATGGAAATTTGTCAGCATTTGGCTACAACTTTTAGCCAAGTTCTTGAATCAGAAGAAAATTCAGATGAGAAGGCCATTACAGCGATGGGTTTATTGAACACAATCGAAACCTTACTTAATGTTATGGAAGATCATCCCGATGTCTTGTTAAATCTACATCCAATTGTAATTAATGTAGTTGGTCATATATTCCAAAACAACATCACAG atttttatgaggagacaTTTTCGTTGGTGTTCGATCTCACTGCAAAAGCAATATCTCCAGAAATGTGGCAAATGATGGAATTGATATATCAGGTTTTCAAAAAAGATGGTGTGGAttattttatcgacataatGCCGGCGTTGCATAATTATGTAACTGTTGATACGCCAGCTTTTCTTTCCAACCCGAATCGACTTCTAGCTATGTTCGACATGTGCAAGACG ATGCTAACAAGAAACCCTGGTGAGGATCCTGAATGCCATGCTGCTAAACTGCTTGAAGTAATAATTTTGCAGTGCAAGGGCCAAATTGACTCTGTAATTCCGATGTTTGTAGAATTGGCTTTGTCACGTCTCACTCGAGAAGTGCAGTCATCCGAACTACGTACAATGTGTTTACAG gTAGTAATAGCAGCGCTTTATTACAATCCACAACTTCTATTGACTATCTTGGAAAAAATGTCTCAGCCAAATAATGAATCAATTTCATCACATTTTATTAAGCAGTGGCTTCATGATACTGATTGTTTCTTAGG AATTCATGATCGAAAATTGTGTGTGCTTGGATTATGCACTCTTATTTCATTGGGTGATGCCAAGCCACCAGTTCTTAGCGAGGTAGCAGGGAAAATTTTACCCAATCTAATTCTCCTTTTCGATGGACTTAAACGAGCATATGAATCGCGTGCACAAGCGGAAgacgaagaagaggaagaagaagatgagGATGACTGTGAAG AGGCATTATCTAGCGATGAAGACGAAATAGATGAATTTGCATCGAACTATTTGGAACAAATTGCTGAAATGTCCAAAACAAAATCTGCAGAAGCAGGTTTCGAAATGAAAGCAGAGATTAAAGATGACGAGGACTCTGATGATGAAGAAGAGGAGTTAGTCGATGATCTTAATGAAACTGCACTTGAAGGCTTTACTACGCCAATCgacgaagaagaagatgaaacTGCGATTGATGAATATGTTACATTTAAACAAGTTTTCTCCG CTCTGTCCGCCCAAGATCAAGCTTGGTATTCACTTCTAACAACAGGTCTTACCACTGAACAGACGAAAGCATTGCAAGAGATTGTAGTCACCGCCGATCAACGAAAAGCAGCTAAAGAATCAAAACTTATTGAGAAGCGTGGTGGTTTCGCATTCCCGCAACAAACCGTTCCCACTTCTTTCAAATTCGGTTCTTAA
- the LOC129240413 gene encoding uncharacterized protein LOC129240413 isoform X2, with amino-acid sequence MPIRSKLVFSKAKKTSAKVNKNKTNKFICTLKGARTMSNQCKDLDKLSTDRKWDDVFHCLKIDVNSTIELGNLKVSQIGEQSDKWLDDYKATMNSLVLNMFCNKINTLSGAEDVMPVD; translated from the exons ATGCCTATACGCAGCAAACTTGTTTTTTCAAAAGCCAAGAAAACATCAGcaaaagtcaataaaaataaaacgaataaatttatttgtactcTTAAAGGAGCGCGAACAATGTCTAACCAATGTAAAGATTTGGATAAACTCTCAACGGATCGAAAATGGGATGATGTATTCCATTGCCTTAAGATTGATGTTAACTCAACCATAGAGCTTGGTAATCTTAAAG TATCACAAATTGGCGAGCAGTCCGATAAGTGGTTGGACGACTACAAAGCGACAATGAATTC TTTGGTACTTAATatgttttgcaataaaattaatacgttATCGGGGGCTGAGGACGTTATGCCAGTTGACTAA
- the LOC129240413 gene encoding uncharacterized protein LOC129240413 isoform X1 yields MPIRSKLVFSKAKKTSAKVNKNKTNKFICTLKGARTMSNQCKDLDKLSTDRKWDDVFHCLKIDVNSTIELGNLKVSQIGEQSDKWLDDYKATMNSLEVILAIILLFDQIFYILLVWYLICFAIKLIRYRGLRTLCQLTKRFYSLEKKIKNQNKSKPLMTRKKTITFAKGAFDNSKY; encoded by the exons ATGCCTATACGCAGCAAACTTGTTTTTTCAAAAGCCAAGAAAACATCAGcaaaagtcaataaaaataaaacgaataaatttatttgtactcTTAAAGGAGCGCGAACAATGTCTAACCAATGTAAAGATTTGGATAAACTCTCAACGGATCGAAAATGGGATGATGTATTCCATTGCCTTAAGATTGATGTTAACTCAACCATAGAGCTTGGTAATCTTAAAG TATCACAAATTGGCGAGCAGTCCGATAAGTGGTTGGACGACTACAAAGCGACAATGAATTCGTTGGAAGTGATTTTAGCAATTATTCTGCTGTTTGACCAAATATTCTATATTCTTTTAGTTTGGTACTTAATatgttttgcaataaaattaatacgttATCGGGGGCTGAGGACGTTATGCCAGTTGACTAAAAGGTTTTATTCACtggaaaagaaaatcaaaaatcaaaataaaagtaaaccgCTTATGACCAGAAAGAAAACTATTACATTCGCAAAAGGTGCGTTCGACAACTCTAAATATTAA
- the LOC129240409 gene encoding DNA-directed RNA polymerase III subunit RPC5: protein MLNQCADDDVVEEIPVFLSKNLQENLYLFQYPTKTQISNFDNSAVVNCCVKPLNQEVKVDFALNTESHFYDRFKGEQFALASDGKCQMKGERPTYKRGIMDKQSFTSTCSVDDVDRYVVGIISDKELHLTPLASILQLRPSLSHFDKEDKRIKAEQKALNDEDDEEELQQVTVKFAKTGVGNKKTKTKEKQGYANFVKRSNEESWCETYWHPRKSPTAELERQKLFATNQQINLALELDSHKYVKKLLPDDGKDQGIDAVLPPTVISKARLKSMPLVDQLKVILKDVRMMSFEDICSILQECSDSSVPSEKVLRALPQVGVLIHGNWVPQSDIIYPADTLSNSNGVSSELMIRARDYVLFRFSRVKYLYRRQVISATQLPPDEAAEVLHSVARLNSEKKWELLVTPNKEFEQRYPELVQRQEMVWRATEQTYNEMDFEKSPKRSRKRSIRELKLQPSQSSQGEFS from the exons ATGTTGAACCAATGCGCCGACGATGATGTAGTAGAAGAG ATTCCCGTTTTCCTGTCGAAGAACCTTCAGGAGAACTTATATCTGTTCCAGTACCCGACAAAGACGCAAATAAGCAACTTTGATAATTCGGCTGTGGTAAATTGTTGTGTAAAACCACTGAATCAAGAAGTAAAAGTAGACTTCGCATTAAATACAGAGTCTCATTTCTATGATCGGTTTAAAGGTGAGCAATTCGCTTTGGCTTCTGATGGTAAATGTCAAATGAAAGGTGAACGTCCTACATATAAAAGGGGCATTATGGACAAACAGTCGTTTACTAGCACATGTTCGGTGGATGATGTTGATAGATACGTAGTTGGCATCATTTCCGATAAAGAGCTGCATTTGACGCCTCTAGCAAGCATATTACAATTACGGCCCTCATTATCGCATTTTGATAAGGAAGACAAACGTATAAAGGCTGAACAAAAAGCGCTCAATGATGAAGATGACGAAGAAGAGTTACAACAAGTTACCGTCAAATTTGCAAAAACTGGTGTtggtaataaaaaaacgaaaactaaagAGAAGCAAGGAtatgcaaattttgtaaaacgaAGCAATGAAGAATCATGGTGCGAGACATATTGGCATCCGCGAAAATCACCCACAGCAGAACTTGAAAGACAAAAGTTATTCGCAACAAACCAACAAATAAACTTAGCTTTAGAATTAGATTCACATAAGTACGTGAAGAAACTTTTACCGGACGATGGAAAAGATCAAGGAATAGATGCTGTCCTCCCACCTACGGTCATCAGCAAAGCTCGTCTAAAGTCAATGCCTCTTGTAGACCAACTCAAAGTAATTCTAAAAGATG TACGAATGATGAGTTTTGAGGATATATGTTCAATACTTCAGGAATGCAGTGACTCTAGTGTACCAAGTGAAAAAGTACTACGTGCTCTACCCCAAGTTGGAGTATTAATCCATGGAAATTGGGTACCTCAATCGGATATAATTTACCCTGCCGATACTCTATCTAACTCAAATGGTGTATCATCTGAATTAATGATACGCGCTCGTGATTATGtg CTTTTTAGATTTTCCCGTGTAAAATACCTTTACCGCCGCCAAGTAATTTCGGCTACACAACTACCGCCCGACGAAGCTGCGGAGGTTCTACATTCAGTTGCACGactaaattctgaaaaaaagtgGGAGTTGCTCGTCACACCCAACAAAGAATTTGAACAAAGATATCCGGAACTTGTACAACGACAGGAAATGGTGTGGCGTGCGACAGAACAAACTTATAATGAGATGGATTTTGAAAAGTCGCCCAAGCGTTCTCGAAAAAGGTCAATTCGAGAACTTAAACTACAGCCTTCCCAATCATCTCAAGGGGAATTCTCCTAA